A stretch of Anaeromyxobacter dehalogenans 2CP-1 DNA encodes these proteins:
- a CDS encoding shikimate dehydrogenase (NADP+) gives MITGRTALYGVVGHPVAHSRSPEMQNAAFARLGVDAVYVALPVAPERIDEALRGAHALGFQGLNVTVPHKPRAASLCHALDPVATAVGAANTLRRTRDGWDGFNTDAPACRTLLEAAGVVRGSRALLVGAGGAARAAAWALVQLGTEVRVAARREEAAAELCRDLAAAVPGADLAAADFEDLEAEADAAAVVVNGTSVGLPGHEGRLPPLRFRAAQVVLDFVYGDTELARAARAAGARLVSGEQVLVRQGALAFTIWTGQPAPEADMARALEAREGAR, from the coding sequence GTGATCACCGGGCGGACCGCGCTCTACGGCGTCGTCGGCCACCCGGTGGCGCACAGCCGCTCGCCGGAGATGCAGAACGCGGCGTTCGCGAGGCTGGGCGTGGACGCGGTCTACGTGGCGCTGCCGGTCGCGCCGGAGCGGATCGACGAGGCGCTGCGCGGCGCGCACGCGCTCGGCTTCCAGGGCCTGAACGTCACCGTGCCGCACAAGCCGCGGGCGGCGTCGCTCTGCCACGCGCTCGACCCGGTGGCGACCGCGGTGGGCGCCGCGAACACGCTGCGCCGGACCCGCGACGGCTGGGACGGCTTCAACACCGACGCGCCCGCGTGCCGCACGCTGCTCGAGGCGGCCGGGGTCGTGCGCGGGTCGCGGGCGCTGCTCGTCGGCGCGGGCGGCGCGGCGCGCGCGGCGGCCTGGGCGCTCGTCCAGCTCGGGACGGAGGTCCGGGTGGCGGCGCGCCGCGAGGAGGCCGCCGCCGAGCTGTGCCGCGACCTCGCCGCCGCGGTGCCCGGCGCCGACCTGGCCGCCGCCGACTTCGAGGACCTGGAGGCCGAGGCGGACGCCGCCGCCGTGGTGGTGAACGGCACGTCGGTGGGGCTGCCCGGGCACGAGGGCCGCCTGCCGCCGCTCCGGTTCCGCGCCGCCCAGGTGGTGCTCGACTTCGTGTACGGGGACACCGAGCTCGCCCGCGCCGCGCGCGCGGCCGGCGCCCGGCTGGTCAGCGGCGAGCAGGTGCTGGTGCGCCAGGGCGCGCTCGCGTTCACGATCTGGACCGGCCAGCCCGCCCCCGAGGCGGACATGGCCCGCGCGCTCGAGGCGCGCGAGGGAGCACGATGA
- a CDS encoding glycosyltransferase family 2 protein — protein MPRVAVLLPARDAARTVRAAAVSILRQTERDLSLVCVDDGSRDGTAEVLERLAARDRRVRLLRGPGEGIAGALQRGLAACDAEVVARMDADDVAHPRRLALQLDALRADPSLAALGGRVRLFPRAAVRPGMARYAAWLNGLVTPALVERDLLVEAPLVHPAAAIRRDALERAGGWRDGPFPEDYDLWLRLSAAGGRLGNLSAPVLAWRESAGRLTRTDPRYALARHVALKCAHLARHVLVGAREVALWGAGETGRAFSDALRAEGIATAAFVEVDRRKIGRTVRGARVVSYEEVGRLRGLPLLVAVGAPGARDLIRAELARAGFEELADFRCVA, from the coding sequence GTGCCCAGGGTCGCCGTCCTCCTCCCCGCGCGCGACGCCGCCCGCACCGTGCGCGCGGCGGCCGTGTCGATCCTGCGCCAGACCGAGCGCGACCTCTCGCTCGTCTGCGTGGACGACGGCTCGCGCGACGGCACCGCCGAGGTGCTGGAGCGGCTCGCGGCGCGCGACCGGCGGGTGCGCCTGCTGCGCGGGCCGGGCGAGGGGATCGCCGGGGCGCTGCAGCGGGGCCTCGCCGCCTGCGACGCCGAGGTGGTGGCGCGGATGGACGCGGACGACGTGGCCCACCCGCGCCGGCTCGCGCTCCAGCTCGACGCGCTCCGCGCCGATCCGTCGCTCGCGGCGCTCGGCGGACGGGTCCGGCTGTTCCCGCGCGCGGCGGTGCGCCCGGGCATGGCGCGCTACGCGGCGTGGCTGAACGGGCTCGTCACGCCCGCGCTGGTGGAGCGCGACCTGCTGGTGGAGGCGCCGCTCGTCCACCCCGCGGCCGCGATCCGGCGCGACGCGCTGGAGCGCGCCGGCGGCTGGCGCGACGGCCCGTTCCCGGAGGATTACGACCTGTGGCTGCGCCTCTCGGCCGCCGGCGGGCGGCTCGGCAACCTCTCCGCCCCGGTGCTCGCCTGGCGCGAGTCGGCCGGGCGGCTCACCCGCACCGACCCCCGCTACGCGCTCGCCCGCCACGTGGCGCTGAAGTGCGCACACCTCGCCCGCCACGTCCTCGTCGGCGCGCGGGAGGTGGCGCTGTGGGGGGCCGGCGAGACCGGCCGTGCCTTCTCCGACGCGCTCCGCGCCGAGGGGATCGCCACCGCCGCGTTCGTCGAGGTCGATCGCAGGAAGATCGGCCGCACCGTGCGCGGGGCACGGGTCGTCTCGTACGAGGAGGTGGGCCGGCTTCGCGGGCTGCCGCTGCTCGTGGCGGTGGGCGCGCCCGGCGCGCGCGACCTCATCCGCGCCGAGCTGGCCCGCGCCGGCTTCGAGGAGCTGGCCGACTTCCGCTGCGTCGCCTGA
- the bfr gene encoding bacterioferritin yields MKGDAKVLDVLSEVLMNELTAINQYFLHARICENWGYDRLYAKFRAESIDEMKDADHLIERILYLEGMPNVQKLSKVNIGENVPEILAADLDLEKHAIGALNRGIETCRNAGDNGSADLLEDILEGEEEHANWLETQLTAIDQIGVQNYLTEQLKKDGG; encoded by the coding sequence ATGAAGGGCGACGCCAAGGTCCTCGACGTGCTGAGCGAGGTCCTCATGAACGAGCTCACCGCCATCAACCAGTACTTCCTGCACGCCCGCATCTGCGAGAACTGGGGCTACGACCGGCTGTACGCGAAGTTCCGGGCCGAGTCGATCGACGAGATGAAGGACGCCGACCACCTGATCGAGCGCATCCTCTACCTCGAGGGCATGCCGAACGTTCAGAAGCTGTCGAAGGTCAACATCGGCGAGAACGTGCCCGAGATCCTGGCGGCGGACCTCGACCTCGAGAAGCACGCCATCGGCGCGCTCAACCGCGGCATCGAGACCTGCCGGAACGCCGGCGACAACGGCTCCGCCGACCTCCTCGAGGACATCCTGGAGGGCGAGGAGGAGCACGCGAACTGGCTCGAGACGCAGCTCACCGCCATCGACCAGATCGGCGTGCAGAACTACCTCACCGAGCAGCTCAAGAAGGACGGCGGGTAG
- a CDS encoding shikimate kinase, protein MPLGSAETLALTGMMGSGKSTVAPLLARWLGRRLVRLDDEIVRAAGKPIARVFAEDGEGRFRALERAAVAALPPGAVADLGGGAFCDPHGAARLLATARVVFLDVSAQEAARRIGEDPARPLAARWEALRARRLPLYRRAHLTVHVDGMTPEAVARRVLESL, encoded by the coding sequence ATGCCGCTCGGATCCGCTGAGACGCTGGCGCTCACCGGGATGATGGGCTCGGGGAAGTCCACCGTGGCCCCGCTGCTGGCGCGCTGGCTGGGCCGGCGGCTGGTGCGGCTCGACGACGAGATCGTGCGCGCGGCGGGCAAGCCCATCGCCCGGGTGTTCGCCGAGGACGGCGAGGGGCGCTTCCGCGCGCTGGAGCGCGCCGCGGTGGCCGCGCTGCCGCCGGGCGCGGTGGCGGACCTGGGCGGCGGCGCGTTCTGCGACCCGCACGGCGCCGCGCGCCTGCTCGCCACCGCGCGGGTGGTGTTCCTCGACGTCTCGGCGCAGGAGGCCGCCCGCCGCATCGGCGAGGATCCGGCCCGCCCGCTCGCGGCGCGCTGGGAGGCGCTCCGCGCGCGCCGGCTGCCGCTCTACCGGCGCGCCCACCTCACCGTCCACGTGGACGGGATGACGCCCGAGGCGGTGGCCCGGCGCGTCCTGGAGTCGCTATGA
- a CDS encoding 3-dehydroquinate synthase, translated as MSRTRKPAAAEEAGAAVTEIIPARQGDHAYEVRVGAGAAAALPALADEHDAVALVSCRRVLSIPFGKDVLARLRREAPLALVHALPDGEAGKTLAELERAAAKLLRAGATRRTLVVALGGGAVSDAAGFLAATYMRGVPWVAVPTTLLAMVDAAIGGKTAVNLPAAKNAVGAFHPPDAVLADPAALRTLPRRELASGLGEVLKYGALQPALLDAFAALGAAAPDPAVIATCARMKVDVVAEDPTEHGPRKLLNLGHTFGHGVEAAGRFSRYTHGEAVAVGLAFAFRLAARMGRVDGAAVERVEAAVAGAGLPVRVPPAIARAAARLMAYDKKRAAGGLRWVLPAAVEDGWRVEWDVEAEPAAVEAAVAEISEARAGGRAGRRTR; from the coding sequence ATGAGCCGGACCCGCAAGCCCGCCGCGGCCGAGGAGGCCGGCGCCGCGGTCACCGAGATCATCCCGGCGCGGCAGGGCGACCACGCCTACGAGGTGCGCGTCGGTGCCGGCGCGGCGGCGGCGCTGCCCGCGCTCGCCGACGAGCACGACGCGGTGGCGCTCGTCTCCTGCCGCCGGGTGCTCTCGATCCCCTTCGGAAAGGACGTGCTCGCCCGCCTGCGGCGGGAGGCGCCGCTCGCGCTCGTGCACGCGCTCCCCGACGGCGAGGCAGGCAAGACGCTCGCCGAGCTGGAGCGGGCCGCGGCGAAGCTGCTCCGCGCCGGCGCCACGCGGCGGACGCTGGTGGTGGCGCTGGGCGGCGGCGCGGTGAGCGACGCGGCCGGCTTCCTCGCCGCGACGTACATGCGCGGCGTGCCCTGGGTGGCGGTGCCCACCACGCTGCTCGCCATGGTGGACGCCGCCATCGGCGGCAAGACCGCGGTGAACCTGCCGGCCGCGAAGAACGCGGTGGGCGCGTTCCACCCGCCCGACGCGGTGCTGGCGGATCCCGCCGCGCTCCGCACCCTGCCGCGGCGCGAGCTCGCGAGCGGCCTCGGCGAGGTGCTGAAGTACGGGGCGCTCCAGCCGGCGCTGCTCGACGCGTTCGCGGCGCTCGGCGCCGCCGCGCCGGACCCGGCGGTGATCGCCACCTGCGCCCGCATGAAGGTGGACGTGGTGGCGGAGGATCCCACCGAGCACGGCCCCCGCAAGCTCCTCAACCTGGGCCACACCTTCGGCCACGGGGTGGAGGCGGCCGGGCGGTTCTCGCGGTACACGCACGGCGAGGCGGTCGCGGTGGGGCTCGCGTTCGCGTTCCGGCTGGCGGCGCGGATGGGCCGGGTGGACGGCGCGGCGGTGGAGCGGGTGGAGGCGGCGGTCGCCGGGGCCGGGCTGCCGGTCCGGGTCCCGCCGGCGATCGCGCGTGCCGCCGCGCGCCTGATGGCGTACGACAAGAAGCGGGCGGCGGGCGGGCTGCGCTGGGTGCTGCCGGCGGCCGTTGAGGACGGCTGGCGGGTGGAGTGGGACGTCGAGGCGGAGCCCGCGGCGGTCGAGGCGGCGGTGGCGGAGATCTCGGAGGCGCGGGCGGGCGGCCGCGCCGGGCGGAGGACGCGATGA
- the aroC gene encoding chorismate synthase, with translation MTLRYLTAGESHGPALVAIAEGFPAGLAVDFEAVDRDLRRRQKGYGRGGRMKIETDAAQFLAGLRGGLTTGAPIALAVWNKDHENWKDLVSPYARGGKKFTQVRPGHADLAGALKYGLDDARDVLERASARSTAVTVALGALAKALLSTLGVEVCSRVVAIGPREIRPDAPPTPAQRDAIEASDLHVDDEALAAEWRALIDAEKARGGSIGGAFDVYATGLPIGVGSHVHPDRRLDARLAGALCGVQAIRAVEIGDGTQVGRPGYEFHDAIHHDPARGFWRDTNRAGGLEGGMTDGMPLRVRAYMKPIPTMLHPLATVDLATRAATQARYERSDVCAVPAAAVVGEAVVAWELANALLEKFGGDAVEDVRRAVEAYAARIR, from the coding sequence ATGACACTTCGGTACCTGACCGCCGGCGAGTCGCACGGCCCGGCGCTGGTCGCCATCGCCGAGGGCTTCCCGGCGGGGCTGGCGGTGGACTTCGAGGCGGTGGACCGGGACCTGCGCCGCCGGCAGAAGGGCTACGGCCGCGGCGGCCGCATGAAGATCGAGACCGACGCGGCGCAGTTCCTGGCCGGGCTGCGCGGCGGGCTCACCACCGGCGCGCCCATCGCGCTCGCGGTCTGGAACAAGGACCACGAGAACTGGAAGGACCTCGTCTCCCCGTACGCCCGCGGCGGCAAGAAGTTCACCCAGGTCCGCCCCGGCCATGCCGATCTCGCCGGCGCGCTCAAGTACGGGCTCGACGACGCGCGCGACGTGCTGGAGCGGGCCAGCGCCCGGTCCACCGCGGTCACGGTGGCGCTCGGCGCGCTCGCGAAGGCGCTGCTCTCGACCCTGGGCGTGGAGGTGTGCTCGCGGGTGGTGGCCATCGGCCCGCGCGAGATCCGGCCGGACGCGCCGCCCACCCCGGCGCAGCGCGACGCCATCGAGGCCTCCGACCTGCACGTGGACGACGAGGCGCTCGCCGCCGAGTGGCGCGCGCTCATCGACGCGGAGAAGGCGCGCGGCGGCTCCATCGGCGGCGCCTTCGACGTGTACGCCACCGGGCTCCCCATCGGCGTCGGCAGCCACGTGCACCCGGACCGCCGCCTCGACGCGCGCCTGGCTGGCGCGCTCTGCGGCGTGCAGGCCATCCGCGCCGTGGAGATCGGCGACGGCACGCAGGTGGGCCGCCCCGGCTACGAGTTCCACGACGCCATCCACCACGACCCGGCCCGCGGCTTCTGGCGAGACACGAACCGCGCCGGCGGGCTGGAGGGCGGCATGACCGACGGCATGCCGCTCCGCGTGCGCGCCTACATGAAGCCCATCCCCACCATGCTCCACCCGCTCGCCACCGTGGACCTCGCCACCCGCGCGGCCACCCAGGCCCGCTACGAGCGGAGCGACGTGTGCGCGGTGCCGGCCGCCGCGGTGGTGGGCGAGGCGGTGGTGGCCTGGGAGCTCGCGAACGCGCTCCTGGAGAAGTTCGGCGGCGACGCCGTCGAGGACGTGCGCCGGGCGGTGGAGGCGTATGCCGCTCGGATCCGCTGA
- the aroQ gene encoding type II 3-dehydroquinate dehydratase translates to MILVVNGPNLNLLGEREPDVYGRSTLGDVELLVRDACAAWDVEVKAFQSNHEGAIIDFLQEHRKQARGIILNAGALTHTSYALHDCLKAMPAPAVEVHISNIHQREAFRHVSVLAPACRGQIVGLGIRGYLLAAEWLCAEIGAQPRVAADRKKPSP, encoded by the coding sequence ATGATCCTGGTCGTCAACGGTCCGAACCTGAACCTGCTGGGCGAGCGCGAGCCGGACGTGTACGGGCGCAGCACGCTCGGCGACGTGGAGCTGCTCGTCCGCGACGCCTGCGCGGCCTGGGACGTCGAGGTGAAGGCGTTCCAGTCGAACCACGAGGGCGCGATCATCGACTTCCTGCAGGAGCACCGGAAGCAGGCGCGCGGGATCATCCTGAACGCCGGGGCCCTCACGCACACGAGCTACGCGCTGCACGACTGCCTGAAGGCGATGCCCGCGCCGGCGGTGGAGGTGCACATCTCCAACATCCACCAGCGCGAGGCGTTCCGCCACGTGAGCGTCCTCGCCCCGGCCTGCCGCGGGCAGATCGTGGGCCTGGGGATCCGCGGCTACCTGCTCGCGGCGGAGTGGCTCTGCGCCGAGATCGGCGCGCAGCCGCGCGTCGCGGCGGACCGCAAGAAGCCGAGCCCGTAG